From Nitrospinota bacterium, one genomic window encodes:
- the purL gene encoding phosphoribosylformylglycinamidine synthase subunit PurL: MITEDVITQHGLSMEEYGEAVKILGREPTMVELGILSAMWSEHCSYKSSRAHLRKFPTTGPQVIQGPGENAGVVDIGDGLAVVFKMESHNHPSYIEPYQGAATGVGGILRDIFTMGARPLACLDSLRFGDLTHPRTKYLLDGVVAGIAGYGNCMGVPTIGGELSFHPSYNGNCLVNAFNLGLVKKDRIFLGNASGVGNPVMYVGSKTGRDGIHGATMASEEFGEGGEERRPTVQVGDPFTEKLLLEACLELFKTDYVVGIQDMGAAGMTSSSFEMAGRAGTGVELELEKVPRREEGMTPYEIMLSESQERMLLVCRQGVEEKVRAIFEKWGLSAEVVGVVTGDGMVRLRDNGIVAAEMPAAPLSDKAPVYHRPALPPEDLAVRQSLDPMIFPEPHDYNYALVTLISSPNLCSREWIYRQYDHMVRTNTIQMPGSDAGVIRIKGTQKAVAMSVDCNSRYCYLDPRTGGMQAVAEATRNVACSGAKPLAITDCLNFGSPERPEVMWQFIQAISGMSEACIALSTPVVSGNVSFYNQTGDQSVNPTPTIGAVGLLEDHTKLVGQYFTQEGDTVIVLGDTLAEIGGSEYLSIVHGVERGAPPIVDLKKEAALQKLMFIMADGRLVHSMHDVSDGGLIVALAECCFKIGSDKQLGFEVSFNTDLRPDLFLFSETQSRAVISSSPADAVKILEAARSQGVPAAVAGQVTFKRMKVTVNGKALVQTTTPDLMKSWSETLPRLFA; the protein is encoded by the coding sequence ATGATCACAGAAGACGTTATCACCCAGCATGGCCTGTCCATGGAAGAGTATGGCGAGGCGGTGAAAATCCTCGGCCGTGAACCTACCATGGTGGAGCTTGGCATTCTGTCCGCCATGTGGAGCGAGCACTGCTCCTATAAAAGCTCCCGCGCCCATCTGCGCAAGTTTCCCACCACCGGGCCGCAGGTGATTCAGGGGCCGGGGGAGAACGCCGGCGTGGTGGACATCGGCGATGGGCTGGCTGTGGTTTTCAAAATGGAGTCCCACAACCATCCTTCTTACATAGAGCCATACCAAGGCGCAGCCACCGGCGTGGGGGGGATATTGCGGGACATTTTCACAATGGGCGCCCGGCCATTGGCCTGCCTGGACTCTTTGAGGTTTGGCGATCTTACCCATCCGCGCACAAAATATCTGCTCGACGGCGTTGTGGCCGGGATCGCCGGATATGGCAATTGCATGGGGGTTCCCACCATCGGCGGGGAGCTTTCATTCCATCCCAGCTACAATGGCAACTGCCTTGTGAACGCTTTCAACCTCGGCCTTGTGAAAAAGGACAGGATATTCCTGGGCAACGCCTCGGGAGTGGGCAACCCTGTGATGTACGTCGGCTCCAAGACCGGGCGGGACGGCATCCACGGCGCCACCATGGCCAGCGAGGAATTCGGCGAGGGGGGCGAAGAGCGCCGCCCGACGGTGCAGGTGGGCGATCCTTTCACCGAAAAACTCCTGCTGGAAGCTTGTCTGGAGCTTTTCAAGACCGATTACGTGGTCGGCATACAGGACATGGGCGCCGCCGGGATGACATCGTCATCTTTCGAAATGGCCGGGCGCGCAGGCACCGGGGTGGAGCTTGAACTGGAAAAAGTCCCCCGCCGAGAGGAGGGGATGACCCCTTATGAAATCATGCTCTCCGAATCGCAGGAGCGGATGCTGCTCGTGTGCAGGCAGGGGGTGGAGGAAAAGGTCCGCGCCATATTCGAAAAATGGGGGCTTTCCGCAGAGGTCGTCGGCGTGGTGACCGGGGACGGAATGGTGCGATTGAGGGACAATGGGATCGTCGCCGCCGAGATGCCTGCCGCGCCGCTTTCGGACAAGGCGCCGGTGTACCACAGGCCGGCCCTGCCGCCGGAGGATCTCGCGGTGCGCCAATCGCTGGATCCCATGATTTTCCCGGAGCCACATGATTACAATTATGCTCTTGTCACCCTGATCTCATCGCCGAACCTCTGCTCGCGCGAATGGATATATCGCCAGTACGACCATATGGTGCGCACCAACACCATCCAGATGCCCGGATCGGACGCGGGGGTGATACGGATAAAGGGGACGCAAAAAGCTGTCGCCATGAGCGTGGACTGCAACAGCAGGTATTGTTACCTGGATCCGCGCACCGGCGGGATGCAGGCGGTGGCGGAGGCCACAAGGAACGTGGCATGCTCCGGCGCCAAACCTTTGGCCATAACCGACTGCCTGAATTTCGGCAGCCCGGAGCGGCCGGAAGTGATGTGGCAGTTCATCCAGGCGATCAGCGGGATGTCGGAGGCGTGCATCGCCCTTTCCACCCCGGTGGTGTCCGGCAACGTTTCGTTCTATAACCAGACGGGGGACCAGTCGGTCAATCCCACCCCCACCATCGGCGCTGTAGGTCTTTTGGAAGACCATACAAAACTCGTGGGCCAGTATTTTACGCAGGAAGGGGACACTGTGATTGTCCTGGGGGACACCCTTGCGGAGATTGGCGGATCGGAATACCTGTCAATCGTCCACGGTGTGGAACGGGGCGCGCCGCCAATCGTTGATCTAAAAAAAGAGGCCGCGCTGCAAAAACTGATGTTCATAATGGCGGACGGGCGGCTGGTCCATTCCATGCACGACGTGTCCGACGGAGGGCTTATTGTGGCGCTGGCTGAATGTTGCTTTAAAATCGGATCGGACAAGCAGCTTGGTTTCGAAGTCTCCTTCAACACGGATTTGCGGCCCGATCTTTTCCTGTTCTCCGAAACCCAGTCACGGGCCGTGATTTCCAGCTCACCGGCGGACGCTGTTAAAATTCTGGAGGCCGCCAGGTCACAGGGCGTCCCCGCCGCCGTGGCAGGCCAGGTGACCTTCAAACGGATGAAAGTCACAGTCAATGGCAAAGCACTTGTCCAGACCACAACTCCGGACCTTATGAAATCCTGGTCTGAGACCCTGCCCAGGCTTTTCGCTTAA
- a CDS encoding SGNH/GDSL hydrolase family protein — MKPFPKKIFTICGVALWLAATGILVCSGIEPDKAASFAAGGGTEKWDQFWKQGFAAAKIEKPGDELPTVLPGPMDAWGGGKEHGIGVAIQAAPGKYDLVATFHETHDKFPPSLTAFLNNTQIWQGKLPAGGGRPGPYSGIIEKATVRIPVTIGAGQNNVEIRNTSGSWAAPAEVYLSKGRQINLDKLAYRLFSGPTLLLSVAAAAFAGLIVFRMASGGLAAATAEAGLVAVSLLATAVCIEFGYRLYLKNRSELKPGQAINAAAEKGHNYSLMEMLLPTGDFDLPYLLKPGLDGFFYGKHVRTNSYGFRGPDIAPQKPANTLRIVGLGDSVLFGWGIDYEQTTLARLAELLQSKVNKQTQVINTAVPGYNTAVEAAVYEKAARGFSPDIVVLLFVENDFYYPHIMAEPATFFRLDKSYMASALAGYFGSRWGAAGGQNENWVTSAEFEEKKDKPGGGDRMISAINKGYEATTGKKAVESLIRRLGARIKEDGAIGVFAWPPFNVYPSQPKYDYPTLDERGYFENVAKEAGFLVPPMHDMFLEYVASHKAYCQGDILWLNENDSHPKPDAHQMIAQAIFNALVESEALSKLATK, encoded by the coding sequence ATGAAGCCTTTTCCGAAAAAAATATTCACAATCTGTGGCGTGGCGCTATGGCTTGCCGCAACGGGTATTTTGGTGTGCTCCGGAATAGAGCCGGACAAGGCTGCGTCGTTTGCCGCGGGGGGCGGCACGGAAAAATGGGACCAGTTCTGGAAGCAGGGTTTTGCGGCGGCTAAAATCGAAAAACCGGGTGATGAACTTCCAACAGTCCTCCCCGGCCCGATGGACGCTTGGGGGGGCGGGAAAGAGCATGGAATTGGCGTCGCCATTCAAGCCGCTCCGGGCAAATATGATCTGGTGGCCACGTTTCACGAGACTCACGATAAATTTCCGCCATCGCTGACCGCGTTTCTCAACAATACGCAAATATGGCAGGGCAAACTTCCGGCCGGGGGCGGGCGGCCAGGCCCCTATTCCGGGATTATCGAAAAAGCTACGGTGCGCATCCCGGTCACAATCGGCGCGGGACAAAACAACGTCGAAATAAGGAACACTTCCGGATCGTGGGCAGCCCCGGCGGAGGTGTACCTATCCAAAGGGCGCCAAATAAACCTGGACAAGCTTGCGTACCGGCTGTTTTCCGGCCCAACGCTTTTACTGTCTGTGGCGGCGGCCGCTTTTGCCGGGCTGATTGTTTTCCGTATGGCGTCCGGCGGCCTTGCGGCTGCCACGGCGGAGGCGGGCCTTGTGGCCGTGTCGTTGCTTGCCACGGCGGTATGCATAGAGTTTGGCTACAGGCTGTACCTTAAAAACAGAAGTGAGTTAAAACCTGGCCAGGCGATAAACGCGGCGGCGGAAAAGGGGCATAACTATTCGCTGATGGAAATGCTGCTCCCCACCGGCGATTTCGACCTGCCATATCTGCTCAAACCCGGCCTGGACGGATTTTTTTATGGCAAGCATGTGCGGACGAACTCATACGGATTCCGCGGGCCGGACATTGCGCCCCAGAAACCTGCCAACACGTTGCGTATTGTGGGGCTGGGCGACTCCGTGCTTTTCGGATGGGGCATTGATTACGAGCAGACCACTCTTGCGCGGCTTGCGGAACTGCTGCAAAGCAAGGTGAACAAGCAAACACAGGTGATCAACACGGCTGTCCCCGGATATAACACCGCCGTGGAGGCGGCTGTATATGAGAAGGCCGCGCGCGGATTCTCGCCGGACATCGTTGTGCTGCTTTTCGTGGAGAACGATTTTTATTATCCCCACATCATGGCCGAGCCTGCGACCTTTTTCAGGCTGGACAAAAGCTATATGGCCTCCGCGTTGGCAGGTTATTTCGGATCAAGGTGGGGGGCCGCCGGCGGTCAGAATGAAAACTGGGTCACGTCGGCGGAGTTCGAGGAAAAGAAAGACAAGCCCGGCGGCGGGGACAGGATGATATCGGCCATCAACAAAGGATATGAGGCCACCACCGGCAAGAAAGCGGTGGAAAGCCTTATCAGACGGCTGGGCGCAAGGATAAAGGAGGACGGCGCGATCGGTGTGTTCGCATGGCCTCCTTTCAACGTGTATCCCAGCCAGCCGAAATACGATTACCCCACCCTGGATGAACGTGGATATTTTGAGAACGTGGCAAAAGAGGCCGGATTCCTGGTTCCACCCATGCACGACATGTTTCTGGAGTATGTGGCCAGCCACAAGGCGTATTGCCAGGGGGACATCCTGTGGCTCAACGAGAATGACAGCCATCCAAAACCGGACGCGCACCAGATGATCGCCCAGGCCATCTTCAATGCGCTTGTGGAGAGCGAGGCGTTGTCAAAACTCGCCACGAAATGA
- a CDS encoding sulfite exporter TauE/SafE family protein gives MGATGTISKKSAPLIVGGALGIPIGVYFLKTWDPSILKKAIGSLLVCYSIYSLIAAGRYFRIWPKLSYVFGLFSGILGGAFGMNGPVSVVFVSSQLWEVEEKKAALVSYFLASNTIIIAFYLAAGLDTGHTFGNFAVCAPFLAAGSLFGAAAARKLDRNTAQKIIYLVIALMGATMLR, from the coding sequence ATTGGCGCAACCGGTACGATTTCAAAAAAATCGGCTCCGCTGATAGTTGGCGGAGCGCTGGGGATACCCATCGGTGTTTACTTCCTGAAAACGTGGGACCCTTCCATTCTGAAAAAAGCCATTGGCTCCCTGCTCGTCTGCTATTCGATCTATTCACTCATCGCCGCCGGGAGGTATTTTCGTATCTGGCCGAAGCTTTCATACGTGTTCGGCCTTTTCTCCGGAATATTAGGCGGAGCCTTCGGGATGAACGGCCCGGTTTCCGTTGTGTTCGTGTCGTCGCAACTGTGGGAGGTGGAAGAAAAGAAAGCCGCGCTCGTCTCCTATTTTCTCGCCAGCAACACCATAATCATCGCCTTTTACCTGGCGGCGGGGCTGGACACCGGCCATACGTTCGGCAATTTTGCCGTGTGCGCCCCCTTCCTGGCGGCCGGCTCCCTTTTTGGCGCGGCGGCGGCAAGGAAATTGGACCGCAACACCGCCCAGAAAATAATTTACCTTGTGATCGCGCTCATGGGTGCAACGATGCTGCGGTAA
- a CDS encoding ammonium transporter translates to MKRAMFLLLGIFLFTSFPVLAEEAASPQASQAAPAADQPAAAPAPAPEAAPAAEAAPPPPPAINSGSVAWLITATAMVMLMTLPGLALFYGGLSRSKNVLSTIMYSFASIAIVSVVWVLWGYSLAFGPDVGGVIGGLDNLLLNGIALPGDTGPANAVMKLEIQDLLFVIFQGAFAVITVALISGAYAERVRFGSFVLFSILWVTLIYAPLAHWVWGGGWLFKLGALDFAGGTVVHIASGMSGLAAALFLGKRKGYGTEKIMPHNVPFVVLGAGLLWFGWFGFNAGSAVAANNIAVSAFVATHTAAAAAALGWTFTEWLHGGSPTTVGMSSGAVAGLVAITPAAGFVTPGASIIIGGIAGMICYFAVMYKHRLGYDDALDAFGIHGVGGTWGAIATGIFASTAITGATGAKGLLEGNAGQVVTQLIAVAATMVFCFVGTFVIMFIVNAITKFRPETENEIMGLDLTEHSESAYN, encoded by the coding sequence ATGAAACGGGCAATGTTTTTACTGCTAGGTATTTTCTTATTTACGTCGTTCCCCGTTCTGGCGGAAGAGGCGGCCTCTCCGCAAGCTTCGCAAGCGGCCCCGGCCGCCGACCAGCCTGCGGCGGCCCCGGCGCCCGCGCCAGAAGCCGCCCCGGCAGCTGAGGCCGCGCCGCCTCCGCCACCTGCCATCAACAGCGGCTCGGTGGCGTGGCTTATCACGGCCACGGCCATGGTGATGCTGATGACCCTGCCGGGACTTGCTCTTTTTTACGGCGGGCTTAGCAGATCTAAAAACGTTCTTTCGACGATCATGTACTCTTTTGCGAGCATCGCCATAGTCAGCGTGGTGTGGGTGCTTTGGGGCTACTCGCTTGCCTTCGGGCCGGACGTGGGGGGTGTGATCGGCGGACTGGACAACCTGTTGCTCAACGGCATCGCCCTTCCCGGCGACACCGGCCCGGCCAACGCCGTGATGAAGCTGGAGATACAGGACCTTCTGTTCGTCATCTTCCAGGGGGCGTTCGCGGTGATCACCGTGGCCCTTATATCCGGAGCATACGCGGAGCGCGTGCGCTTCGGCTCGTTCGTCCTTTTCTCCATACTGTGGGTCACGCTGATATACGCTCCGCTGGCCCACTGGGTGTGGGGCGGCGGCTGGCTGTTCAAGCTTGGCGCGCTGGACTTCGCCGGCGGGACGGTGGTGCACATAGCATCCGGTATGTCCGGCCTGGCGGCGGCGCTTTTTCTTGGAAAACGCAAAGGGTACGGCACGGAGAAGATCATGCCGCACAACGTCCCCTTCGTGGTGCTCGGCGCGGGCCTGCTGTGGTTCGGCTGGTTCGGGTTCAACGCCGGGTCGGCGGTTGCGGCCAATAACATAGCGGTGAGCGCTTTCGTGGCCACGCACACGGCGGCGGCGGCGGCGGCCCTCGGCTGGACGTTCACAGAGTGGCTCCACGGCGGCAGCCCCACAACGGTGGGCATGTCCTCCGGCGCGGTGGCGGGGCTTGTGGCCATCACCCCGGCGGCGGGGTTTGTGACCCCCGGCGCCTCGATCATCATCGGGGGCATTGCGGGGATGATCTGCTACTTCGCGGTGATGTACAAGCACAGGTTGGGATATGACGACGCGCTGGACGCTTTCGGCATCCACGGCGTGGGCGGCACATGGGGCGCCATCGCCACAGGCATATTCGCCTCCACTGCCATCACCGGCGCCACCGGCGCAAAGGGATTGCTGGAAGGGAACGCCGGGCAGGTGGTCACCCAGTTGATCGCGGTGGCGGCCACGATGGTGTTCTGCTTCGTGGGGACGTTCGTGATCATGTTCATCGTCAACGCGATCACCAAGTTCCGCCCGGAGACGGAGAACGAGATCATGGGGCTCGACCTTACAGAGCACAGCGAAAGCGCTTACAACTGA
- a CDS encoding segregation/condensation protein A, producing the protein MAYNIKLDVFEGPLDLLLHLIKENQVDIYDIPIASITEQYLEYIEIMKSLNLELAGEFLVMAATLTYIKSKMLLPKQEIPEGMEEGEEGQDPRDELVARLIEYKKYKEAALRLREKEIDQSQVFGRIPSQDEMPSEGELLLEVSVFELLNSFRKILGKLGEGDKYTVTLEEMSVTDKLNEIMGRLETADSMTFDSLFETSRTRMEVIATFLAVLELLRLKLARALQIRVGGEIMLYKAAEEAGEARNMEEDLAPREESPVSPDPAEETAANENENAMENG; encoded by the coding sequence ATGGCGTATAACATAAAGCTGGACGTTTTCGAGGGGCCGCTGGACCTCCTTTTGCACCTTATAAAGGAGAACCAGGTTGACATTTACGACATCCCCATCGCCTCGATCACAGAGCAGTATCTTGAATACATCGAGATTATGAAGTCTCTCAACCTGGAGCTGGCCGGGGAGTTCCTCGTGATGGCGGCCACGCTCACCTATATAAAATCGAAAATGCTCCTCCCCAAACAGGAGATCCCGGAGGGGATGGAGGAAGGGGAGGAAGGGCAGGATCCGCGGGACGAACTTGTCGCCAGGCTGATCGAGTACAAAAAGTACAAGGAAGCGGCGCTGCGGCTGCGGGAGAAGGAGATAGACCAGTCACAGGTGTTCGGCAGGATCCCATCGCAGGACGAGATGCCAAGCGAAGGGGAACTTCTGCTGGAAGTGAGCGTGTTCGAGCTTTTGAATTCCTTCCGAAAGATACTGGGAAAACTCGGCGAGGGGGACAAATACACGGTCACCCTCGAGGAGATGTCCGTCACCGACAAGCTAAACGAGATCATGGGGCGGCTGGAAACGGCCGACAGCATGACGTTTGACAGCCTGTTTGAGACCAGCCGCACCCGGATGGAGGTGATTGCCACGTTCCTTGCGGTCCTGGAGCTTTTGCGGCTGAAGCTGGCCCGCGCTCTGCAGATCCGGGTGGGCGGGGAGATAATGCTATACAAAGCGGCCGAAGAGGCCGGCGAGGCGAGGAACATGGAAGAGGACCTGGCGCCCCGGGAAGAATCCCCCGTTTCACCCGATCCCGCGGAGGAGACCGCCGCCAATGAAAACGAAAACGCGATGGAGAACGGATAA